A genomic region of Miscanthus floridulus cultivar M001 chromosome 3, ASM1932011v1, whole genome shotgun sequence contains the following coding sequences:
- the LOC136544020 gene encoding uncharacterized protein, whose amino-acid sequence MAIKHNDFMKLVQGTKTLTEYLHAFNHLARYAPEFVDSEAKRITSFKRGLSPKLMKSMGNNKSVTFNEFVSDTLTQENNNNVYVASKNHKRAFKASASQAKALVAKTQFRPPAIAVRYRPPQKKNQAKTGFKKAFTVPLSKGTTGPRNSFVPPANRPCWNCGRAGHWFKNCPYPQKNN is encoded by the coding sequence atggccataaagcataATGACTTTATGAAGCTGGTGCAaggcaccaagacactcactgaatatcttcatgcatTCAATCATCTGGCAAGGTACGCTCCAGAGTTTGTTGATTCAGAAGCAAAGAGAATCAccagctttaagagagggcttagtcccaaactgatgaagtccatgggaaacaacaagagtgtcactttTAACGAGTTCGTAAGTGAtactcttactcaagagaataacaatAATGTCTATGTAGCTTCCAAAAATCACAAGAGGGCCTTTAAGGCAAGTGCCTCTCAGGCTAAAGCTCTAGTGGCTAAGACTCAGTTTCGCCCACCGGCTATAGCTGTTAGGTACCGGCCGCCACAgaagaagaatcaggcaaagactggTTTCAAGAAGGCATTTACTGTACCTCTTTCAAAGGGCACCACAGGACCAAGGAATTCTTTTGTTCCGCCAGCTAAtaggccctgctggaattgtggcaGGGCAGGTCATTGGTTCAAGAATTGTccatatcctcagaagaacaatTAG